The nucleotide sequence CTCCGGTTGTGCCTTCTGGTGACCGACTCTGTCTGGAGGTGTAAATGCAGGAGCCTGGGTTTTCCCGCCACGACGTCCGCCAGCGACGCGTCGGCGCTGAACGGAGCGGTTTCAAAGTCGTACGTTTGCGTCGCCGTGTCCACGTACAGGCCGTCGATGCCCACGCTCTCCGAGATGAAGGGTCccttcagctccttctctaGTGAGCACAGAAGCGTGGAGCTCGCCTCATCACGCCCGGGGCGCTTTCCCGCGGCCTCAGCCAGATCTGCGGTGTCAGCGCTCTGGTGTTTGGTCGGCACCCTGTGCGCGGGGTCCTTCAGGTGATGCCGCTTGGCTCGGTAGCTGGAGGGGACGTTGAACGTGCGGACAGTTTGAATTTCAATGGGCTCCAGGTTTCCGTAAACAAAATCCTTTTCTCTGGGCGTGCAAGCGGCCAGTTGGCCAAAGTTGATGAGCATGGCCCCGTGGTGCACCAGATACATGTTATATTCAGCAATGTTGGCTTCTTTCCGCAGCCTCTCCAGGACCCCGTCCTGCCAGGGGGCCAGGCCAGTTGTTCCATCCAAGCTCTGGACAGGTGCTGGAGTTTCTCGGACTTGATCAACCTTTTGCGCGTCTCTCTGGCAGTTTGGTGCTTCTATCCCGTTCTCCTTCCAGTTTTTGACTGTTCGCTTGGCTCCAACCATCTGTCTTGTAGGGATCTCCTCCCAGGAGCCGTGGCTCTGGGTGCTGCTACTCCTCCCCAGAGCTTCCCTCTCTTCCCGAGTCGGGACTTTGACCTCGGGTCTTTCTGTAAGGTTCCCACAGGCTGAAGAACAGTCAGCTTCCTCCACGTGACTGTTGATCACAGCAGAAGGATCCTGAGGGGCAGGATCCTCCTTAATCAACTCAGGGAAAATGGTCTTCATCTTGATGGACCGGAACAGCAGCTCTTGATCTctgacagctgcagcaacatcaAGGTTTTCCAAAGTTTGGGGATTTTCTGAGAGCTTTCTGTAGAAGTTCATGTCCTGCTCTGACACAGGCCAGCGGTTCCACTCCTGGGAACAGCAGACCACACTGGCAGGACACACCTCCAGGTGCTTGGCCATCCTGCAGCGCTGCACGTGGAGAGGGCAACCGTACAGGGCGTTGAGGCAGGGCACCGTTTCATTGTTGCAGAGAAGCTGGTGCTCTTCTCGCTTGCACGCATGGAGGATGGCGCCACAGTTTTTAGGACATTTGACGAGAGCACAAGAGTTGGAGAGCCATTCTGAGACTCGGCAGTGAGCATTAAAGCACTGGTTGCAATGGCGATGGTTCATTATCACCTTTAGGAGTGGAACAAACCATACCGGTAACAGAGGGAAGCATACAGATGTGTTTATAACAAAGAGAGTCATTGATGTAACACAACAGTCCCATTTTCtcaaacacagctgcagagcGGATCCAATCGGCCACATCACAGCAGGATttcaaaaaaaaactgttaataCACAGTCTGATGCCAGATGCCAAAGCCTTATGCTACAGTGGCTTCcgtgttttttaattattgacTATAAAAAGGCGGTAGATTACTGAAATAAAGATTGTTTTGGTCAGATTAAGATTTACAAAGcagaaataagaaaaagaagaatattTCTCACCCTTTGTTCCTGGAGTCCTGTGTTTGCTTGCACCTCAGAATGACCTCTGCACCGCTTCTGGAAATTATAAATGGATACAACggaggggggaggcagagggCCAGAGGGGCAGGAGCACTATTGTCACTCTGCCATTACAGAGTTCAGGTTACAGTCCTTTGAGGGGGGGTGATAACTGCAGGTAATCCAAGTTTTCAACACTTGCCAACAATACACTCCTGTGCCACCATCAtgaatgaatttaaatgaaggTCATTAAGTctctcctttgttttcttttgccattttatggatTTGTCTGTCCTGATCCTTgttgtccactaggtggcagtcaAATCCTGTAATAAATCTGCAGCAGGTGTTGCTGATCATGGAGATTTAGTCAAATCCATAAAATAATAACAGTATTAGTGGTAAGAATTGTTGtgtttatatatgtatatcattgttttatttttaaaaaatgctcaTCTTTCCACCCTCGTTCCATCACTTGATTTAATAAACATGTGCGATAGGAAATGAAAAGTAATAATAGTCCGTTAAAATGATTTCAATAATGTATAAGGCTGAACCGTCTCGCTGTTCTTGACTCTCACAATCACATCCTGACAGTTGTTCAACGCAGCGTGTGAAATTAGCTGCATCTGGGAGggttcctcctcccttttctctcttcttggCACCGATTCTAATGAACAGCTTATCCAAGgcagctgcttcactcctgtAAGGTCGGCGGCCTGCACACGCTTCCAGAAAGCAAGAAGAAAACTTACTGAGACTTTAAATCTGACAGTGTGAtaactaataataaaaaaagcttaatctgctttcttttttaaatgaatgatggCAGCTCGTTAGTGAAACACTGATAAGAGGGTTGTGTTGGTGCAGAGCCAGATCAGGTGCACAAAAAGGTCTGAATTTAGCAGCCAGACGTGGAACTTTCTTGCGGTGAGGCAACAGCGTGAAACTGCAGCTGTCTGCACTTAGCTCAGCACCTCAGCTGAAGTCTCTTAACGCTCCCACTGTAAATCAGGTACCTGTGGGGGGGACTCATGCCTCCGCTCGACATTTTTCTGCTTCATGACGTGCGATAGCGTCTGATCAGAGCAGACGGCGACCTCACCACCAGTTCTGGGTTTTTCTATTACCCTCCTCATTTAATTAAAGAGATGTCTTGAAAAGGCTCCGAGGCTCCGCTGTGCAGATCTCTGTGAGTAAAAGTTTGTTAAACCTGAACAATGAACATGCAAATGTTTATGGGCATATCTATTAAACTCCCTGCCTTTCTGTGCCCAGCTTAATTACGAAGACTAATTAAAGCTGCCTTATAATGAAGTCTATATATGTTCCCTGAGGGCAGCGTATAAATCTGTCCTCCTCCAGTCATTAATAGGAAATTCCCTC is from Takifugu rubripes chromosome 11, fTakRub1.2, whole genome shotgun sequence and encodes:
- the LOC101066434 gene encoding F-box only protein 40 isoform X2 — encoded protein: MNHRHCNQCFNAHCRVSEWLSNSCALVKCPKNCGAILHACKREEHQLLCNNETVPCLNALYGCPLHVQRCRMAKHLEVCPASVVCCSQEWNRWPVSEQDMNFYRKLSENPQTLENLDVAAAVRDQELLFRSIKMKTIFPELIKEDPAPQDPSAVINSHVEEADCSSACGNLTERPEVKVPTREEREALGRSSSTQSHGSWEEIPTRQMVGAKRTVKNWKENGIEAPNCQRDAQKVDQVRETPAPVQSLDGTTGLAPWQDGVLERLRKEANIAEYNMYLVHHGAMLINFGQLAACTPREKDFVYGNLEPIEIQTVRTFNVPSSYRAKRHHLKDPAHRVPTKHQSADTADLAEAAGKRPGRDEASSTLLCSLEKELKGPFISESVGIDGLYVDTATQTYDFETAPFSADASLADVVAGKPRLLHLHLQTESVTRRHNRRSSAFSHVCGLFFRRDEYRSHFRNMHSDIQSSLCGWFQQRCPLAYLGCTFTQTRFRPAGQQATIRFCRGPDTFVLQPDVPSALHEGRQAPIPESDPDRNQDPLSGLPLEILRQIVAYLDSFTLSQLSQVSHLMRALCATLLQERGMVSLKWEREAPSHGRCSWTCQKKVWEFSSLFSSVNRWSFSDVPSMSDHLKSCLFYQRQERTEPVALACLRELRHKYAGVEHK
- the LOC101066434 gene encoding F-box only protein 40 isoform X1, with protein sequence MWPIGSALQLCLRKWDCCVTSMTLFVINTSVCFPLLPVWFVPLLKVIMNHRHCNQCFNAHCRVSEWLSNSCALVKCPKNCGAILHACKREEHQLLCNNETVPCLNALYGCPLHVQRCRMAKHLEVCPASVVCCSQEWNRWPVSEQDMNFYRKLSENPQTLENLDVAAAVRDQELLFRSIKMKTIFPELIKEDPAPQDPSAVINSHVEEADCSSACGNLTERPEVKVPTREEREALGRSSSTQSHGSWEEIPTRQMVGAKRTVKNWKENGIEAPNCQRDAQKVDQVRETPAPVQSLDGTTGLAPWQDGVLERLRKEANIAEYNMYLVHHGAMLINFGQLAACTPREKDFVYGNLEPIEIQTVRTFNVPSSYRAKRHHLKDPAHRVPTKHQSADTADLAEAAGKRPGRDEASSTLLCSLEKELKGPFISESVGIDGLYVDTATQTYDFETAPFSADASLADVVAGKPRLLHLHLQTESVTRRHNRRSSAFSHVCGLFFRRDEYRSHFRNMHSDIQSSLCGWFQQRCPLAYLGCTFTQTRFRPAGQQATIRFCRGPDTFVLQPDVPSALHEGRQAPIPESDPDRNQDPLSGLPLEILRQIVAYLDSFTLSQLSQVSHLMRALCATLLQERGMVSLKWEREAPSHGRCSWTCQKKVWEFSSLFSSVNRWSFSDVPSMSDHLKSCLFYQRQERTEPVALACLRELRHKYAGVEHK